A genomic region of Pseudomonas sp. MPC6 contains the following coding sequences:
- a CDS encoding CbbQ/NirQ/NorQ/GpvN family protein, producing MDRIPSSAHPIEPFYQPLNNEEALFEQAWRHGMPVLIKGPTGCGKTRFVQHMAHRLQLPLYTVACHDDLSAADLIGRHLIGAQGTWWQDGPLTRAVREGGICYLDEVVEARQDTVVVLHPLADDRRELFLERTGEVLKAPPSFMLVVSYNPGYQNLLKGMKPSTRQRFVAMRFGYPPVADEERIVAREAQVDNALAAQVVRLGQALRRLDQHDLEEVASTRLLIFTARMIGAGMSPREACMACLAEPLSDDPLTVAALMGVVDVHFG from the coding sequence ATGGACCGAATCCCGTCTAGCGCACATCCGATCGAACCCTTCTATCAACCACTGAATAATGAGGAGGCGCTGTTCGAACAAGCCTGGCGCCACGGCATGCCGGTGCTGATCAAAGGGCCGACGGGGTGCGGCAAGACCCGCTTCGTCCAGCACATGGCCCATCGGCTGCAACTGCCGCTGTATACCGTGGCCTGCCACGACGACCTGAGCGCCGCCGACCTGATCGGCCGCCATCTGATCGGCGCCCAGGGCACCTGGTGGCAGGACGGACCCTTGACCCGCGCGGTGCGTGAAGGCGGCATTTGCTATCTGGACGAAGTGGTCGAGGCGCGCCAGGACACCGTGGTCGTCCTGCATCCCCTGGCCGACGATCGGCGCGAGCTGTTTCTGGAACGCACCGGCGAAGTGCTCAAGGCTCCGCCTTCTTTCATGCTGGTGGTGTCGTACAACCCCGGTTACCAGAACCTGCTCAAAGGCATGAAACCCAGCACCCGGCAACGCTTCGTGGCGATGCGCTTCGGCTACCCGCCGGTGGCCGATGAAGAGCGCATCGTCGCCAGGGAGGCCCAGGTGGACAACGCGCTGGCGGCGCAAGTGGTCAGGCTGGGCCAGGCGCTGCGTCGGCTCGACCAGCACGATCTGGAGGAAGTCGCCTCGACCCGCCTGCTGATTTTTACCGCGCGCATGATCGGCGCCGGCATGAGCCCGCGGGAAGCGTGCATGGCCTGCCTGGCCGAGCCGCTGAGCGATGATCCGCTGACCGTGGCAGCGCTGATGGGCGTGGTCGATGTCCACTTCGGCTGA
- a CDS encoding c-type cytochrome — MKNTLFSLFALTAALSVQPAMAAEDGPTLFKSKPCAACHTIDTKLVGPALKDVAAKNAGVAGAADTLAGHIKNGTSGNWGPMPMPANPVTDEEAKILATWVLTLK, encoded by the coding sequence ATGAAAAATACACTGTTTTCACTGTTCGCCCTGACCGCTGCGCTGAGCGTGCAGCCGGCCATGGCTGCCGAGGACGGGCCGACGCTGTTCAAGAGCAAACCCTGCGCCGCCTGCCATACCATCGACACCAAGCTGGTGGGCCCCGCGCTCAAGGATGTCGCGGCCAAGAATGCGGGCGTGGCCGGAGCCGCGGACACCCTGGCAGGCCACATCAAGAACGGCACCTCCGGCAACTGGGGGCCGATGCCAATGCCCGCCAACCCCGTGACGGATGAAGAAGCGAAAATTCTCGCGACCTGGGTACTGACGCTCAAATAA
- a CDS encoding SDR family oxidoreductase: MQTEFQDRLAVITGASSGIGLALCAALLARGAKVLAMSRTAGELPALKEIHGERLQRCAGDVTCQDDLQQLARRAAVLGPVAWLVPCAGIAEMADSLDMSSFQRQWAVNGAGALNTLAALRGELASPASVVFVSSFLTGSSFPGLAAYIAGKAALAAQARTLAVEFARYDVRINLVSPGPTATSMWDHLGLSERELDDVADTLGKRLLPGHFLDASAVANVIVFQLSQGARGVYGQDWKVDNGYTLS; this comes from the coding sequence ATGCAAACCGAGTTTCAGGATCGTCTGGCGGTGATCACCGGCGCCAGTTCCGGGATTGGCCTGGCGTTGTGCGCCGCGCTGTTGGCCCGTGGCGCCAAGGTGTTGGCAATGTCGCGTACCGCTGGTGAATTGCCGGCCTTGAAAGAGATACACGGTGAGCGACTGCAACGGTGCGCCGGGGACGTCACCTGCCAGGACGACCTGCAGCAGTTGGCGCGGCGAGCCGCGGTACTGGGCCCGGTGGCCTGGCTGGTGCCCTGCGCGGGCATTGCGGAAATGGCCGACAGCCTGGACATGTCGTCCTTTCAGCGCCAGTGGGCGGTCAACGGTGCCGGGGCGTTGAACACCCTGGCGGCGTTACGCGGTGAACTGGCGAGCCCGGCTTCGGTGGTGTTTGTCAGTAGTTTCCTCACGGGTTCGAGCTTTCCCGGCCTGGCGGCCTACATTGCCGGCAAGGCCGCCCTGGCGGCGCAAGCGCGCACCCTGGCGGTGGAGTTCGCGCGGTATGACGTGCGCATCAATCTGGTCTCCCCGGGACCCACCGCCACCTCGATGTGGGACCACCTGGGGTTGAGTGAAAGGGAGCTCGACGACGTCGCCGACACTCTCGGCAAACGTCTGCTGCCCGGGCATTTCCTCGATGCATCGGCGGTGGCCAATGTGATTGTCTTCCAGCTGTCGCAAGGCGCCCGGGGTGTCTATGGCCAGGACTGGAAGGTCGACAATGGCTACACCTTGAGCTGA
- a CDS encoding nitrous oxide reductase accessory protein NosL → MSAFYLTTVRAMAGLMVCLLLAACDKPAQASLSEAAVAFHPSDECHVCGMIINGFPGPKGEVVERSGVRKFCSTAEMIGWWLQPENQHRAARLYVHDMGRSPWDAPDDAHLIDAQDAFYVVGISLKGAMGVVLASFSSRQAADKLVAEQGGRVLRFSEIDQALLQQQSAPSHSSH, encoded by the coding sequence ATGAGTGCGTTTTATCTGACGACGGTACGTGCCATGGCGGGCCTGATGGTCTGCCTGCTGTTGGCGGCCTGTGACAAGCCCGCACAAGCGTCCTTGAGTGAGGCCGCGGTAGCCTTTCACCCCAGCGATGAATGCCATGTCTGCGGGATGATCATCAATGGCTTCCCCGGGCCCAAGGGTGAAGTGGTCGAACGCAGCGGTGTCAGGAAATTCTGCTCCACGGCGGAAATGATCGGCTGGTGGTTGCAACCGGAAAACCAGCATCGCGCTGCCCGGTTGTATGTCCATGACATGGGCCGCAGTCCGTGGGACGCGCCGGATGACGCCCATCTGATCGATGCCCAAGACGCCTTTTACGTGGTCGGCATCTCGCTCAAGGGCGCGATGGGCGTGGTGTTGGCGTCCTTCTCCAGCCGCCAGGCTGCCGACAAGCTGGTGGCGGAACAGGGCGGGCGTGTGCTGCGCTTCAGCGAGATCGATCAGGCGCTGCTGCAGCAACAGTCCGCACCGTCGCACTCGAGCCATTGA
- a CDS encoding cytochrome c gives MSETFTKGMARNIYFGGSVFFFLIFLALTYHTEQTFPERSNEALLTESVERGKLVWEQNNCIGCHTLLGEGAYFAPELGNVYKRRGGEAGFKPFLHAWMKMQPLGVPGRRAMPQFKLSDQEVDDIAEFLKWTSNINTNGWPPNKEG, from the coding sequence ATGTCAGAGACCTTCACCAAAGGCATGGCCAGGAACATCTATTTTGGGGGGAGCGTGTTCTTCTTCCTGATATTCCTGGCCTTGACCTATCACACGGAACAGACCTTTCCAGAGCGCAGCAATGAGGCGCTATTAACCGAATCAGTCGAGCGCGGCAAGTTGGTCTGGGAGCAAAACAATTGCATCGGCTGCCACACGCTGCTGGGCGAGGGCGCCTACTTCGCGCCGGAGCTGGGCAACGTGTACAAGCGGCGCGGCGGCGAGGCGGGCTTCAAACCCTTCCTGCATGCCTGGATGAAAATGCAGCCACTGGGCGTACCGGGCCGGCGCGCGATGCCGCAGTTCAAGTTGAGTGACCAGGAGGTGGATGACATCGCCGAGTTCCTCAAATGGACCTCGAACATCAACACCAATGGCTGGCCGCCAAACAAGGAGGGCTAA
- a CDS encoding VWA domain-containing protein, translated as MAFTVELEEWVGSVWHRFITRRASPDFPEARVELASRQRPLAVLFRAMGGANGIGVEAASDRELLLRRNVLQQIAGTCKQVPLAWCDAANLRLPSSLAVFPEAALNEELYRWLALLAAQSGPMRHWGQDNQRWTQQLLRRYPALRARYKRLVDAHLPLRPDPATLNPGEAALERALCQALREPGSVEHFPRSERAAWPLPLWLYPPQNLASPQAADLGDESEESLTTPPGEHKGASKRAKRIDEGTRDGGLLIVRLENLFSWTEHVDLDRWSDDSDNPDAARVAEDLDELSLSRTRLRKGGGLKLHLDLPPADVDDIPLGEGIKLPEWDYRKQQMQDAFVNLQMMVPRDCEAQPLPPRLKASAHRLRRQFEHLRNDRQWLRQQPQGSELDLQAWLDFHVERAHGQCAERGLFMEQRQTRRDLACLLLADVSMSTDAHLNDEHRVIDVIRDTLLLFGETLSVLGDDFALYGFSSLRRHQVRMQELKSFTQRYDDNTRGRIQGLKPGYYTRMGAAIRQAAQLLGKSKRRSKLLLLLTDGKPNDLDLYEGRYGVEDTREAVLEARRQGLTPFCITIDREAGDYLPYMFGANGYTLIRQPEQLPLRLPQLYRQLTQP; from the coding sequence ATGGCCTTTACCGTCGAACTGGAAGAGTGGGTCGGCAGTGTCTGGCATCGCTTCATCACCCGGCGCGCCAGCCCGGACTTCCCCGAAGCGCGGGTCGAACTGGCCAGCCGGCAACGTCCACTGGCAGTGTTGTTTCGCGCCATGGGCGGTGCCAATGGCATCGGTGTCGAAGCCGCCAGCGACCGCGAGCTGCTGCTGCGGCGCAACGTATTGCAGCAGATCGCCGGTACCTGCAAGCAGGTGCCACTGGCGTGGTGCGACGCGGCCAACCTGCGGCTGCCGTCGAGCCTTGCGGTGTTTCCCGAAGCGGCACTGAACGAGGAACTCTATCGCTGGCTCGCCTTGCTGGCGGCGCAGTCCGGCCCCATGCGCCACTGGGGGCAAGACAATCAACGCTGGACGCAACAGCTGTTGCGGCGTTATCCCGCGTTGCGAGCGCGTTACAAGCGCCTGGTCGATGCCCATCTGCCACTGCGCCCGGATCCGGCGACGCTGAACCCCGGCGAAGCCGCGCTGGAACGGGCGTTATGCCAGGCGTTGCGCGAGCCCGGCAGTGTCGAGCACTTTCCCCGCAGCGAACGGGCGGCCTGGCCGCTGCCGCTGTGGTTGTACCCGCCGCAAAACCTCGCCAGCCCCCAGGCTGCCGACCTCGGTGACGAGTCGGAAGAATCGCTGACGACCCCGCCCGGTGAGCACAAAGGCGCAAGCAAACGCGCCAAGCGCATCGATGAAGGCACCCGCGACGGCGGGTTGTTGATCGTGCGCCTGGAGAACCTGTTCAGCTGGACCGAACATGTGGACCTGGATCGCTGGTCCGACGACAGCGACAACCCGGACGCGGCCAGGGTCGCCGAAGACCTGGACGAATTGAGCCTGTCGCGCACCCGTCTGCGCAAGGGCGGCGGCCTCAAGCTGCACCTGGATTTGCCGCCGGCGGATGTCGACGACATTCCCCTGGGCGAGGGCATCAAGTTGCCGGAATGGGACTATCGCAAACAGCAGATGCAGGACGCCTTCGTCAACCTGCAAATGATGGTGCCCCGGGACTGTGAGGCACAGCCGCTGCCGCCACGGCTCAAGGCCTCGGCGCATCGTTTGCGGCGCCAGTTCGAGCATCTGCGCAATGACCGCCAGTGGTTACGCCAGCAACCCCAGGGCTCGGAGCTGGACCTGCAGGCCTGGCTGGATTTCCATGTCGAGCGCGCGCATGGCCAGTGTGCCGAACGCGGTCTGTTCATGGAGCAGCGCCAGACCCGCCGCGACCTGGCGTGCCTGTTGCTGGCCGACGTCTCGATGTCGACCGACGCGCACCTGAACGATGAACATCGGGTGATCGATGTGATCCGTGACACGCTGCTGCTGTTCGGCGAAACCCTGTCGGTGCTGGGTGATGATTTCGCCCTGTACGGGTTTTCCTCGCTGCGTCGCCACCAGGTACGGATGCAGGAACTCAAGTCCTTCACCCAGCGTTACGACGACAACACCCGCGGTCGCATCCAGGGGCTCAAGCCGGGTTACTACACGCGCATGGGCGCGGCCATACGCCAGGCCGCGCAACTGCTGGGCAAGAGCAAGCGCCGCAGCAAACTGTTGCTGCTGCTGACCGATGGCAAACCGAACGATCTGGATTTATACGAGGGGCGCTACGGTGTCGAGGACACCCGTGAGGCGGTGCTGGAAGCGCGGCGCCAGGGGTTGACACCGTTCTGCATCACGATTGATCGCGAAGCCGGGGATTACCTGCCGTACATGTTCGGCGCCAATGGCTATACCTTGATCCGCCAGCCGGAACAGCTACCCCTGCGGTTGCCGCAGTTGTACCGCCAGCTGACCCAACCTTGA
- a CDS encoding nitrous oxide reductase family maturation protein NosD, with protein sequence MKVIALALLSLGGSALAAVQPVTSLPLKQDAGQRWHLPAGEYRGSFSVDQTMQIVCEPGAVFQGEGQGNGLIISAPDVGIEGCTFLDWGHDLTAMNAGLFIQPKARGAVIKNNRLQGRGFGIWVDGTADVSLVDNRIQGDPTVRSQDRGNGIHLYAVHGARVIGNQVRDTRDGIYIDTSNGNLLQGNTLEDLRYGVHYMFANDNQLIGNTTRRTRTGYALMQSRKLTVIGNRSEQDQNYGILMNYITYSTLRDNVVSDVRDGSTGDSMISGAEGKALFIYNSLFNSIEHNRFEHSAVGIHLTAGSEDNRIADNAFVGNQRQVKYVATRLQEWSADGRGNFWSDYLGWDRNNDGLGDIAYEPNDNVDRLLWLYPQVRLLMNSPGIELLRWVQRAFPVMKSPGVQDSNPLMKSPIQPLAQEPAA encoded by the coding sequence ATGAAGGTCATTGCGCTGGCGCTCCTGTCCCTGGGCGGCAGCGCGCTGGCGGCGGTGCAACCCGTCACCAGCTTGCCGTTGAAGCAGGACGCCGGGCAACGCTGGCACCTGCCGGCGGGGGAGTACCGCGGCTCGTTCAGCGTCGATCAAACGATGCAGATTGTCTGTGAGCCGGGCGCGGTGTTCCAGGGCGAGGGGCAGGGCAACGGCCTGATCATCAGCGCCCCGGATGTCGGCATCGAGGGCTGCACCTTTCTCGACTGGGGGCACGACCTCACGGCCATGAACGCAGGGCTGTTCATCCAGCCCAAGGCCCGTGGCGCCGTGATCAAAAACAATCGCCTGCAAGGCCGGGGTTTCGGTATCTGGGTCGATGGCACGGCGGATGTGAGCCTGGTCGACAACCGCATCCAGGGTGATCCGACGGTGCGCTCCCAGGATCGCGGCAACGGTATCCATCTGTATGCGGTGCACGGGGCCAGGGTCATTGGCAACCAGGTCCGGGACACCCGCGACGGCATCTATATCGATACCTCCAACGGCAACCTGCTGCAGGGCAATACCCTGGAAGACCTGCGCTATGGCGTGCATTACATGTTCGCCAACGATAATCAACTGATCGGCAACACCACCCGCCGCACCCGTACCGGCTACGCCTTGATGCAAAGCCGCAAGCTCACGGTGATCGGCAATCGCTCCGAGCAGGATCAGAACTACGGCATCCTGATGAACTACATCACCTATTCAACCTTGCGCGACAACGTCGTCAGCGACGTGCGCGACGGTTCGACCGGCGACAGCATGATCAGCGGCGCCGAGGGCAAGGCGTTGTTCATCTACAACTCGCTGTTCAACAGCATCGAACACAATCGCTTCGAACACAGCGCCGTGGGCATCCACCTCACCGCCGGCTCCGAAGACAACCGCATCGCCGACAACGCCTTTGTCGGCAACCAGCGCCAGGTCAAGTACGTGGCCACCCGCTTGCAGGAATGGTCGGCGGATGGCCGGGGCAACTTCTGGAGCGATTACCTGGGCTGGGACCGCAACAACGATGGCCTGGGCGACATCGCCTACGAACCCAACGACAACGTCGACCGCCTGCTGTGGCTGTACCCGCAAGTGCGCCTGCTGATGAACAGCCCGGGTATCGAGTTGTTGCGCTGGGTCCAACGGGCCTTTCCGGTGATGAAGTCGCCGGGTGTGCAGGACAGTAATCCGCTGATGAAGTCACCCATTCAACCCCTGGCCCAGGAGCCTGCCGCATGA
- a CDS encoding ABC transporter permease subunit — translation MNPIWNMARKEFNDGLRNRWLLAISLLFAVLATGIAWLGAAASGQVGFTSVPATIASLASLATFLMPLIALLLAYDAIVGEDESGTLLLLLTYPLGRGHILLGKFVGHGLILALATLIGFGCAMLAIALLVDEVELSLLLWAFGRFMLSSTLLGWGFLGLAYGLSSVSAEKSTAAGLALGVWFFFVLVFDLALLALLVLSEGQFNPKILPWLLLLNPADIYRLINLSGFEPGANTAGVLTLGSELPMPGAMLWLCLSLWVAAPLAAAWLLFRRRAS, via the coding sequence ATGAACCCGATCTGGAACATGGCACGCAAGGAGTTCAACGACGGTCTGCGCAATCGCTGGCTGTTGGCGATCAGCTTGTTGTTCGCGGTGCTGGCGACCGGTATTGCCTGGTTGGGCGCCGCGGCGTCCGGGCAAGTGGGCTTTACCTCGGTGCCCGCGACCATCGCCAGCCTGGCCAGCCTGGCGACCTTCCTGATGCCGTTGATTGCCTTGCTGCTGGCCTATGACGCCATCGTCGGCGAGGACGAGAGCGGCACCTTGCTGCTGTTACTGACGTATCCGCTGGGGCGCGGGCATATCCTGCTCGGCAAGTTCGTCGGCCACGGGTTGATCCTGGCACTGGCGACGTTGATCGGCTTCGGCTGCGCGATGCTGGCGATTGCGCTGCTGGTGGATGAGGTGGAACTGAGCCTGCTGCTCTGGGCCTTTGGTCGTTTCATGCTGTCGTCGACGTTGCTGGGCTGGGGCTTTCTCGGCCTGGCCTACGGGTTGAGCAGTGTGTCTGCGGAGAAGTCCACCGCCGCCGGGCTCGCCCTGGGGGTGTGGTTTTTCTTCGTGCTGGTGTTCGACCTGGCCCTGCTGGCGCTGCTGGTGCTCAGCGAAGGGCAATTCAATCCGAAGATCCTGCCCTGGTTGTTGCTGCTCAATCCTGCGGACATCTATCGCCTGATCAACCTCTCCGGATTTGAACCCGGCGCCAATACCGCCGGGGTGCTGACCCTGGGCAGTGAGTTGCCGATGCCGGGCGCGATGCTGTGGCTGTGTCTGTCGCTGTGGGTGGCGGCGCCGCTGGCCGCGGCCTGGCTGCTGTTCCGCCGTCGGGCGAGTTGA
- a CDS encoding protein DnrP gives MSDMPVCLYCQHANPSGETECRRCGMPLPALAGHAAERRQRRFMWFCVGLTLFCVAMFFWLPRSTG, from the coding sequence GTGAGTGACATGCCCGTCTGCCTGTATTGCCAACACGCCAACCCCTCTGGAGAAACCGAATGCCGCCGATGCGGCATGCCCCTGCCAGCCTTGGCCGGCCACGCCGCAGAACGCCGGCAGCGCCGGTTCATGTGGTTTTGCGTGGGCCTGACGCTCTTCTGCGTGGCGATGTTTTTCTGGTTGCCGCGCAGCACCGGCTGA
- a CDS encoding cytochrome c oxidase subunit 3: MSTSAELTGVKRGHLPGDLAMWFFILAELSVFAILILAFAVTQALKPQMFSDSRLLLDTSTGLAMTLSLLTGGLFAALAQEQVRRSRSRHGAVYLLAALLAASVYVLLKLTEYHHLLGSGLGMEHNTFFTLYWILTGFHFLHVVLGMVILGWLAERCRRGLYHADNRSGFESGVLYWHMVDLIWVVLFPLVYVLS, encoded by the coding sequence ATGTCCACTTCGGCTGAGCTCACAGGGGTTAAGCGGGGCCATTTGCCGGGCGATCTGGCGATGTGGTTCTTCATCCTGGCCGAGTTGTCGGTGTTCGCGATCCTGATCCTGGCGTTCGCCGTGACCCAGGCCCTCAAGCCGCAGATGTTCAGTGACAGCCGGCTGTTGCTCGACACTTCTACCGGCCTGGCGATGACCCTGAGCCTGCTGACCGGCGGACTGTTCGCCGCGCTGGCCCAGGAACAGGTCAGGCGCTCACGATCCCGTCATGGCGCGGTCTACCTTCTGGCGGCGCTGCTCGCGGCCAGTGTCTATGTGCTGTTGAAGCTCACCGAGTACCACCACTTGCTGGGCTCGGGGCTGGGCATGGAGCACAACACCTTTTTCACCCTCTACTGGATCCTCACCGGGTTCCACTTTCTCCACGTAGTGCTCGGCATGGTCATCCTCGGCTGGCTGGCCGAGCGCTGCCGCCGTGGTTTGTACCACGCCGACAACCGCAGCGGCTTTGAATCCGGGGTGTTGTATTGGCACATGGTCGATCTGATCTGGGTCGTGCTGTTTCCGCTGGTCTACGTGTTGAGTTGA
- a CDS encoding cbb3-type cytochrome c oxidase subunit I, with amino-acid sequence MSIANPHLKFASQAVAKPYFVFALILFLGQILFGLIMGLQYVVGDFLFPIIPFNVARMVHTNLLIVWILFGFMGAAYYLIPEEADRELHSPKLAIILFWVFAAAGVLTILGYLLVPYAGLAKLTHNELLPTMGREFLEQPTISKMGIVVVCLGFLYNIGMTLLKGRKTTVSMVMMTGLIGLAVFFLFSFYNPGNLARDKFYWWWVVHLWVEGVWELIMGSMLAFVLIKITGVDREVVEKWLYVIIAMALITGIIGTGHHFFWIGAPEVWLWVGSIFSALEPLPFLAMVIFAFSMVKNRRRDHPNRAATLWAKGTTVTAFFGAGVWGFLHTLAPVNFYTHGSQLTAAHGHLAFYGAYAMIVMTLISYAMPKLRGLGEAADERSQQLEIWGFWLMTLSMVMITLLLTAAGAVQIYLQRWPVDGVALPFMATVDHLQVLFWARLGAGLGFFAGLICYLFSFKRRVPLTIADANASVVSS; translated from the coding sequence ATGAGCATTGCTAATCCGCATCTGAAATTTGCCTCGCAAGCCGTGGCCAAACCGTACTTCGTGTTTGCCCTGATCCTGTTTCTCGGTCAGATCCTGTTCGGTTTGATCATGGGCCTGCAATACGTGGTAGGGGACTTTCTCTTTCCGATCATCCCGTTCAACGTGGCGCGGATGGTCCACACCAACCTGCTGATCGTCTGGATACTGTTCGGCTTCATGGGAGCGGCCTACTACCTGATTCCGGAAGAGGCCGACCGCGAACTGCACAGTCCGAAACTGGCGATCATCCTGTTCTGGGTATTCGCCGCCGCGGGCGTGCTGACGATCCTCGGCTACCTGCTGGTGCCTTATGCCGGCCTGGCCAAGCTGACCCACAATGAACTGCTGCCGACCATGGGCCGGGAGTTCCTGGAGCAGCCGACCATCAGCAAGATGGGGATCGTGGTGGTGTGCCTGGGCTTCCTCTACAACATCGGCATGACCCTGCTCAAAGGCCGCAAGACTACCGTCAGCATGGTGATGATGACCGGGCTGATCGGGCTCGCGGTGTTCTTCCTGTTCTCCTTCTACAACCCCGGCAACCTGGCCCGCGACAAGTTCTACTGGTGGTGGGTGGTGCATCTTTGGGTAGAAGGCGTGTGGGAACTGATCATGGGGTCGATGCTGGCCTTCGTGCTGATCAAGATCACCGGCGTGGACCGCGAGGTCGTGGAGAAATGGCTGTATGTGATCATCGCCATGGCGTTGATAACAGGGATCATCGGCACCGGGCACCACTTCTTCTGGATCGGTGCGCCAGAGGTCTGGTTGTGGGTCGGCTCGATCTTCTCCGCGCTCGAACCGCTGCCGTTCCTGGCGATGGTGATATTCGCCTTCAGCATGGTCAAGAACCGGCGCCGGGACCACCCGAACCGTGCGGCCACGCTGTGGGCCAAGGGCACCACGGTCACCGCGTTCTTCGGCGCTGGCGTCTGGGGCTTCCTGCATACCCTGGCACCGGTCAACTTCTACACCCATGGTTCGCAGTTGACGGCCGCTCACGGTCACCTGGCCTTCTACGGTGCCTACGCGATGATCGTGATGACTTTGATCAGCTACGCCATGCCGAAGCTGCGCGGGCTGGGCGAGGCGGCGGACGAGCGTTCGCAGCAACTGGAGATCTGGGGCTTCTGGCTGATGACCCTGTCGATGGTGATGATCACGCTGTTGCTCACCGCCGCCGGAGCCGTGCAGATCTACCTGCAACGCTGGCCGGTGGATGGGGTCGCGTTGCCGTTCATGGCCACTGTCGATCATCTGCAAGTGCTGTTCTGGGCCCGTCTGGGCGCCGGTCTCGGTTTCTTCGCAGGGCTGATCTGCTACCTGTTCAGCTTCAAGCGGCGTGTGCCTTTGACGATCGCCGATGCGAACGCTTCCGTCGTTAGCTCGTGA
- a CDS encoding ABC transporter ATP-binding protein encodes MNVIDIEGVSQRYGHSTVLHQLNLSLAEGEVLGLFGHNGAGKTTCMKLVLGLLQASAGQVRVFGRLPSDPHVRRLLGYLPENVTFYPQLSGLETLRHFARLKGAAFTQVDGLLEEVGLAGVAHRRVKTYSKGMRQRLGLAQALLGAPRLLLLDEPTVGLDPIATRDLYRLLDRLRSQGTSVILCSHVLPGVEAHINRAAILTQGRLLALGSLHSLREEAGLPTLIRAHGLKHAGPLQQRWNNAGHVTQRWGTEGLEVAALNGSKLGLLRQLLNDDEPADVEIDPPSLEDIYRFYMGRAAATATGEVV; translated from the coding sequence ATGAACGTCATCGACATCGAAGGTGTCAGCCAGCGCTACGGGCACAGCACCGTGCTGCATCAGCTGAACCTGAGCCTGGCCGAAGGGGAAGTGCTGGGCTTGTTCGGCCACAACGGCGCGGGCAAGACCACCTGCATGAAGCTGGTGCTGGGATTGCTCCAGGCCAGCGCAGGGCAGGTCAGGGTGTTCGGTCGATTGCCCAGTGATCCCCACGTTAGACGCCTGCTGGGTTACTTGCCGGAGAACGTGACCTTTTATCCGCAGCTCAGTGGCCTGGAGACCTTGCGGCATTTCGCCCGACTCAAGGGCGCAGCGTTCACCCAGGTGGACGGGCTGCTCGAGGAAGTCGGTCTGGCGGGTGTGGCGCATCGGCGGGTCAAGACTTACTCCAAGGGGATGCGCCAACGCCTGGGGCTGGCGCAAGCCTTGCTCGGGGCGCCGCGCTTGCTTTTGCTCGACGAGCCAACCGTCGGCCTCGATCCGATCGCCACTCGGGACCTGTACCGATTGCTCGATCGCCTGCGCAGCCAGGGCACCAGCGTGATTTTGTGTTCCCACGTGTTGCCCGGGGTCGAGGCGCATATCAACCGCGCGGCGATTCTGACCCAGGGCCGTCTGCTGGCCCTGGGCAGTCTGCACAGCCTGCGGGAGGAAGCCGGGCTGCCGACGTTGATTCGCGCCCACGGGCTCAAGCACGCCGGGCCCTTGCAGCAACGTTGGAACAATGCCGGGCATGTCACTCAACGCTGGGGCACGGAAGGTCTTGAAGTGGCTGCGCTCAATGGCAGCAAGCTCGGCCTGTTGCGCCAATTGCTCAATGACGATGAACCGGCTGACGTGGAGATCGACCCACCGTCGCTGGAAGATATCTACCGCTTCTACATGGGCCGCGCGGCTGCAACAGCGACCGGGGAGGTGGTATGA
- a CDS encoding cytochrome C oxidase subunit IV family protein — MSVSRVLLVCWAALAALSLCTVLLGRAEGTRLLTIAILLVAVGKAWLIADGFMEMRHAPRLWRRLMLSWAVALATVVGLTLVEFR; from the coding sequence ATGTCTGTATCCAGGGTTTTGCTCGTCTGCTGGGCGGCGTTGGCCGCGTTAAGCCTGTGCACCGTGCTGCTGGGGCGTGCCGAGGGCACCCGGCTATTGACGATCGCCATCCTGCTGGTGGCCGTCGGCAAGGCCTGGCTGATCGCCGACGGCTTCATGGAGATGCGTCACGCCCCGCGGCTGTGGCGCCGGTTGATGCTGAGCTGGGCGGTGGCCCTGGCGACCGTTGTAGGGCTGACGCTGGTGGAGTTCCGCTGA